One genomic segment of Methanothermobacter wolfeii includes these proteins:
- a CDS encoding phosphate ABC transporter substrate-binding protein has protein sequence MDTRLIIGVVVAIVIIAGAVLALGGGGQQEKIDIVGSTSVQPVAEKLAAEYMKKHPNVKINVQGGGSSVGIKSAQDGTADIGTSSKELKDDEKKGLTEYLIGKDGIAIIVNSKNSVEDLTADQVKDIFSGKITNWKEVGGADAKITVVTREDGSGTRKAFEEIVMGKETKIKKDAIVESSTEAVKQAVKQDPNAIGFISLANLDETVKALKIGGVAPSEQTVADGSYKIQRPFLFLVKGSAQGAVKDFIDWVLSPEGQEIVKSEKVVPAKA, from the coding sequence ATGGACACCAGATTGATCATAGGAGTAGTCGTTGCAATTGTAATAATTGCAGGAGCTGTACTGGCACTTGGAGGTGGCGGACAGCAGGAAAAGATAGATATCGTTGGTTCAACTTCTGTTCAGCCGGTGGCAGAGAAACTTGCCGCTGAATACATGAAGAAACACCCGAACGTTAAAATAAACGTTCAGGGTGGGGGTTCCAGTGTAGGTATAAAGAGTGCCCAGGATGGCACAGCAGACATTGGAACAAGTTCAAAGGAACTCAAGGATGATGAGAAAAAGGGTCTTACAGAGTACCTCATAGGAAAGGACGGAATAGCAATCATCGTAAACAGCAAGAACAGCGTGGAAGACCTTACAGCCGACCAGGTGAAGGACATATTCAGTGGTAAGATAACCAACTGGAAAGAAGTCGGCGGAGCAGATGCAAAGATAACAGTTGTCACCCGTGAGGATGGTTCAGGAACCAGGAAGGCCTTTGAAGAAATAGTCATGGGCAAGGAAACCAAGATCAAGAAGGACGCAATCGTCGAAAGCTCAACAGAGGCTGTTAAACAGGCAGTGAAACAGGACCCTAATGCCATAGGCTTCATATCCCTTGCAAACCTCGATGAAACAGTAAAGGCCCTGAAGATTGGTGGAGTAGCACCATCTGAGCAGACAGTGGCAGATGGATCCTACAAGATACAGAGGCCATTCCTCTTCCTGGTTAAGGGAAGTGCCCAGGGAGCAGTCAAGGACTTCATTGACTGGGTACTCAGCCCCGAAGGTCAGGAAATAGTCAAATCAGAAAAGGTTGTACCTGCAAAGGCATGA
- a CDS encoding citryl-CoA lyase codes for MITEGMINDILRTRNPKWRTSITRVEPNRIVTKGYSQEELIGGVSFSEMVYLLIRGELPSENVARMLEAVLVSFCDHGVTPPSIQAARMIASAGSPVHACIAGGLLAFGKNHAGAIERSMKLFQDTISKCSCEDDIPSAARELVDDHLRRNRRIPGFGHRYHNADPRAIRLLDLAEEYSCIGPHTRLAMEVQEILVEEKGVRMNVDGANAGILSDMGFDWRTGAGLFMIGRLPGLISHVYEEKVREPAFRKFFDIEEIHYDGEEERIIGSSEKTLYGVEKCRTHTREPGKE; via the coding sequence ATGATAACTGAAGGAATGATAAACGATATACTGAGAACCCGAAACCCAAAGTGGAGGACTTCTATTACTCGTGTTGAGCCTAATCGTATTGTTACCAAGGGTTATTCTCAGGAGGAGCTTATTGGTGGTGTTTCTTTTTCTGAGATGGTGTATCTTCTGATCAGGGGTGAGCTTCCCTCTGAGAATGTGGCCAGGATGCTGGAGGCTGTTCTGGTTTCCTTCTGTGATCATGGTGTTACTCCTCCCAGTATTCAGGCTGCGCGTATGATTGCTTCTGCCGGTTCTCCGGTGCATGCCTGTATCGCCGGGGGGCTCCTGGCCTTTGGTAAGAACCATGCAGGGGCCATTGAGCGTTCCATGAAGCTCTTCCAGGACACCATCTCAAAATGCAGCTGTGAGGATGATATACCCTCTGCTGCCAGGGAACTGGTTGACGACCACCTCAGGAGGAACCGGAGGATTCCTGGTTTCGGTCACAGGTACCATAACGCCGATCCCCGCGCCATCAGGCTCCTTGACCTGGCCGAGGAGTACAGCTGCATAGGACCCCACACCCGCCTGGCTATGGAGGTCCAGGAGATACTTGTTGAGGAGAAGGGCGTCCGGATGAACGTTGACGGCGCCAACGCAGGAATACTCTCGGACATGGGATTCGACTGGAGGACAGGAGCAGGATTATTCATGATAGGACGCCTGCCAGGACTCATATCCCACGTATACGAGGAGAAGGTCAGGGAACCCGCCTTCAGGAAATTCTTCGACATCGAAGAAATACACTACGACGGAGAAGAAGAAAGAATAATAGGAAGTTCAGAGAAAACACTTTATGGTGTTGAAAAATGCAGGACCCATACGAGAGAGCCCGGAAAAGAGTGA
- a CDS encoding phosphate signaling complex PhoU family protein yields the protein MKNKTKNATLKSIIDVILYENPSTQDEIAERLGITRRYVTKLLQPLIKEGLVRRAYIVDIKRLEEFPDLFDEEITSREYAGSFFIKEMLRDMASHVCKQLRASFKSLEEYDEELANDALKMDYITNTMHEKVRASVDTAISMNPYSEFSKTMNFTEIAYDLERIGDHSAIMPNFVIKEAYEVDPAMMDYLRKMFSIAIEMLETAMEAFLNEKLELKGRLMSLEDEIHRVQKSALNCVATQMAETPFEDKERSTYYISLSRIVKTLERIADISIEIFDTAGEYYRNIPRTTTPERFRRREKEFDFE from the coding sequence ATGAAAAATAAGACAAAGAATGCAACACTCAAATCCATAATAGATGTTATACTCTATGAGAATCCATCAACCCAGGATGAAATCGCGGAACGCCTTGGGATAACAAGAAGGTACGTTACCAAGCTCCTCCAGCCACTCATAAAGGAGGGCCTGGTGAGAAGGGCGTATATAGTGGACATCAAGAGATTAGAGGAGTTCCCTGATCTTTTTGATGAGGAGATAACCTCAAGGGAATATGCTGGAAGCTTCTTCATAAAGGAGATGCTGAGGGACATGGCCAGTCATGTCTGCAAACAGCTCAGGGCTTCCTTTAAATCCCTTGAGGAATACGATGAGGAACTTGCAAATGATGCCCTTAAGATGGATTACATAACAAACACGATGCATGAGAAGGTCAGGGCGTCTGTTGATACCGCCATATCAATGAACCCATACTCAGAGTTCAGCAAGACCATGAACTTCACCGAGATAGCCTATGACCTTGAAAGGATAGGTGACCACTCTGCAATAATGCCGAACTTTGTTATAAAGGAGGCCTATGAGGTTGACCCTGCAATGATGGATTACCTCAGGAAAATGTTTTCCATCGCCATTGAAATGCTGGAAACCGCAATGGAAGCATTTCTGAATGAGAAGCTTGAACTCAAGGGCCGCCTCATGTCCCTTGAAGATGAGATACACAGGGTCCAGAAGAGCGCCCTTAACTGTGTGGCGACTCAGATGGCGGAGACACCCTTTGAGGATAAGGAGCGTTCAACCTATTATATTTCCCTTTCAAGGATCGTTAAAACCCTTGAGAGGATTGCGGATATATCCATAGAGATATTTGACACGGCAGGCGAGTACTACAGAAACATTCCAAGGACCACAACACCTGAACGCTTCAGAAGACGGGAGAAAGAGTTTGATTTTGAATAA
- a CDS encoding 2TM domain-containing protein, with protein sequence MQDPYERARKRVKELKEFYMHLSVFAAVNLTLFLINLVSTPGRWWFYWVTVFWGIGLIWHAFGVFIEDRLFGKEWEEKKIREYMEKNKK encoded by the coding sequence ATGCAGGACCCATACGAGAGAGCCCGGAAAAGAGTGAAGGAACTTAAGGAATTCTACATGCACCTATCTGTTTTTGCAGCCGTCAACCTCACCCTTTTCCTCATAAATCTTGTTTCAACCCCCGGACGCTGGTGGTTCTACTGGGTGACGGTATTCTGGGGTATAGGACTGATATGGCACGCCTTCGGCGTATTCATAGAGGATAGATTATTCGGGAAGGAATGGGAGGAGAAAAAGATAAGGGAGTACATGGAGAAGAACAAAAAATAA
- a CDS encoding phosphate ABC transporter substrate-binding protein: protein MDVKIRNLIIIIIIIALAYFMIKPGANYERIEIAGSTSVQPVAEKLAAEYMKKHPNVRINVQGGGSGMGIRTAQQGVVDIGTSSKALKPEEKDDLREYVIGKDGIIIAVNHRNPVDDLTDEQLRDIFSGKIRNWKEVGGPDAEIHVIVREEGSGTRSSFVSLVMKNTKIRSDAIVQGSTESVKQAVKSDPYAIGFVSMAHMSPDVKALEVNDVTPSETTVADGSYPLVVPFEFLTKGEPEGAVKDFIDWVFSPEGQAIVRSQKVVPAIANVSDDT from the coding sequence ATGGATGTAAAGATCAGGAACCTTATCATAATCATCATTATCATAGCCCTTGCTTACTTCATGATAAAGCCAGGAGCCAACTATGAGAGAATCGAAATTGCAGGCTCAACCTCTGTTCAGCCGGTGGCAGAGAAACTTGCCGCTGAATACATGAAGAAACACCCAAACGTAAGGATAAATGTTCAGGGCGGCGGTTCAGGTATGGGTATAAGGACGGCTCAGCAGGGAGTGGTTGATATAGGAACAAGTTCAAAGGCCCTTAAACCTGAAGAAAAGGATGATCTCAGGGAGTACGTAATAGGAAAGGATGGCATAATAATAGCGGTAAACCACAGAAACCCCGTTGATGATCTTACAGATGAACAGCTCAGGGACATATTCAGCGGCAAGATCAGGAACTGGAAGGAAGTTGGCGGTCCTGATGCCGAGATACATGTCATAGTCCGTGAGGAAGGATCAGGAACACGGAGTTCATTCGTGAGTCTTGTGATGAAGAATACGAAGATAAGATCCGATGCAATCGTACAGGGATCCACCGAGTCTGTAAAGCAGGCAGTAAAGAGTGATCCGTATGCCATAGGATTTGTTTCAATGGCCCACATGAGCCCTGATGTAAAGGCCCTTGAGGTGAATGATGTCACACCCTCAGAGACCACGGTGGCAGATGGTTCTTACCCCCTTGTTGTACCCTTCGAGTTCCTTACAAAGGGAGAACCGGAAGGTGCTGTTAAGGACTTCATAGACTGGGTATTTTCACCTGAGGGTCAGGCAATCGTCAGGAGCCAGAAGGTTGTTCCTGCAATAGCAAATGTTTCAGATGACACATAG